A single genomic interval of Musa acuminata AAA Group cultivar baxijiao chromosome BXJ3-4, Cavendish_Baxijiao_AAA, whole genome shotgun sequence harbors:
- the LOC135635526 gene encoding transcription termination factor MTERF15, mitochondrial-like, protein MATRVLARLPLRRILFESPPNRSFPYRKIRSFSRPSNHHAAIPSESPSNPHFSRQVSIAGLLLRYGFPQSQLHEFIRKNRFLMGSSPSDVEKCIGILLSFGLNQDSLFSILSSCPWTLELGFLRKWQTAFSELRLPSLSPSFVRRALEQSAKHRIDPNDLHRGVQVMKILSLNDKAMSRVLEEVPLTLMKNPFDIGCRIDILKDFRLKNDEINRICYLFPGFLAYNVDSRLRPLFAELRDLDFTPEEVRKMLLNNPKLLLSMEAGELSRCTDLLNSLKCRVPIKKKILSNGRLMACTEVKLRVDCLCCHGLIHRDAFKVLFVEPRVIIYDLEDIEKKIDFLLHKLGLCIEHLIEFPDYLGVNLEKQIIPRFDVIEHLKSIGGLGFNVGLKHLVRLSRLKFYNLFVKPYPECEKIFGGSIREIKPRHPTGMWKLFKPQKFSDTEEDVKNMKLFMESLA, encoded by the coding sequence ATGGCGACTAGGGTTTTGGCCAGGCTCCCTCTCCGTCGCATCCTCTTCGAATCCCCGCCCAATCGATCATTTCCATATCGAAAGATCCGATCTTTCTCGagaccttcgaatcaccatgcAGCAATTCCGTCGGAATCCCCGTCAAATCCCCACTTCTCGCGACAAGTTTCCATCGCCGGCCTGCTTCTGAGGTACGGTTTCCCCCAATCCCAGTTGCACGAGTTCATCCGAAAGAACAGGTTTTTGATGGGTTCATCCCCTTCTGATGTCGAGAAGTGCATAGGGATCCTCTTATCCTTTGGCCTGAATCAGGATTCTCTGTTTTCGATCCTTTCCTCTTGCCCTTGGACTCTGGAACTAGGGTTTTTAAGGAAATGGCAGACGGCCTTCTCGGAACTACGGTTGCCGAGCCTTTCTCCTTCATTTGTCCGGAGAGCACTCGAGCAGTCTGCAAAACACCGAATCGATCCGAATGATCTCCACCGCGGTGTGCAGGTCATGAAGATTCTAAGCCTTAATGATAAGGCTATGTCTAGGGTTCTGGAAGAAGTGCCTTTGACATTGATGAAAAACCCATTTGACATTGGCTGTAGGATTGATATCTTGAAAGATTTCAGGCTTAAGAATGATGAAATCAATAGGATTTGTTATCTCTTTCCTGGATTCTTAGCGTATAACGTCGACAGCCGGTTGAGGCCTTTGTTTGCGGAGCTTCGAGACTTGGATTTTACTCCAGAGGAGGTTAGGAAGATGCTACTCAACAATCCCAAGCTGCTGCTCAGCATGGAAGCTGGAGAGCTTTCTCGTTGCACTGATTTACTGAATAGTTTGAAATGCAGGGTACCAATCAAGAAGAAGATTCTAAGTAATGGTCGACTAATGGCATGCACTGAGGTAAAACTTAGAGTGGATTGCTTGTGCTGCCATGGTTTGATCCATCGAGATGCTTTCAAGGTTTTGTTTGTGGAGCCGAGAGTGATCATATATGATTTGGAAGACATAGAgaagaagattgattttttactccacAAGTTAGGTTTATGTATTGAGCATCTAATTGAATTTCCTGACTATTTGGGTGTGAATCTTGAGAAACAAATAATTCCACGTTTCGATGTCATCGAGCACCTGAAATCAATAGGAGGACTGGGTTTTAATGTTGGATTGAAGCATCTGGTGAGACTTAGCAGGCTGAAGTTTTACAACCTGTTTGTGAAGCCATATCCAGAGTGCGAGAAGATCTTTGGGGGATCGATTAGAGAAATTAAACCGCGACACCCAACTGGGATGTGGAAGCTGTTTAAGCCACAGAAATTCTCAGATACGGAGGAGGATGTGAAGAATATGAAGCTGTTCATGGAATCTTTGGCCTAG
- the LOC135635527 gene encoding uncharacterized protein LOC135635527 gives MASREIARPNVPSFDQTEINWDKLDKTKLFVVGAGIFSGVTVALYPLSVIKTRMQVASSDVVQKNAFSAFRNMLKVDGIPGLYRGFGTVITGAVPARIIFLTSLEMTKVASLNLVEPFKLSEPVQAALANGIAGMSASLCSQAVFVPIDVVSQKLMVQGYSGFAKYNGGFDVARKIIKSDGIRGLYRGFGLSVMTYSPSSAVWWASYGSSQRVIWKLLGHGNDKENVPSQSKIVCVQATGGIIAGAVASCVTTPLDTIKTRLQVMDNMQKQNVRQVVKRLIAEDGWKGFYRGLGPRFFSMSAWGTTMIVAYEYLKRLCAVSEEI, from the exons ATGGCTTCGAGGGAGATCGCTCGCCCTAATGTTCCATCTTTCGACCAGACCGAGATCAACTGGGACAA GCTCGACAAAACCAAGTTATTTGTTGTGGGAGCTGGAATTTTTAGTGGTGTTACTGTAGCTCTATATCCGCTTTCTGTCATAAAGACCAGGATGCAGGTTGCTTCAAGTGATGTTGTACAGAAGAATGCATTTTCGGCTTTCAGAAATATGCTCAAGGTTGATGGCATACCTGGTCTTTATAGGGGCTTTGGCACAGTTATTACCGGAGCTGTTCCCGCCAGGATCATTTTCCTGACATCTTTGGAAATGACAAAAGTGGCTTCACTAAACCTGGTGGAACCCTTTAAGCTCTCTGAACCAGTTCAAGCTGCCCTAGCAAATGGCATTGCTGGCATGTCAGCATCTCTGTGCTCCCAAGCTGTTTTTGTTCCTATTGATGTG GTTAGCCAAAAGTTGATGGTTCAAGGATACTCTGGTTTCGCGAAGTATAATGGTGGATTTGATGTGGCTCGTAAAATTATCAAGTCTGATGGGATCCGTGGACTGTACAGAGGATTTGGTCTGTCTGTCATGACATATTCTCCTTCTAGTGCTGTGTGGTGGGCAAGTTATGGTTCCAGCCAACGTGTCATCTGGAA GCTCCTAGGTCATGGCAATGACAAGGAAAATGTTCCTAGCCAGTCAAAGATAGTTTGTGTTCAAGCAACTGGTGGTATCATTGCAGGTGCTGTGGCATCTTGTGTCACAACTCCTCTAGACACAATAAAGACACGATTGCAG GTTATGGACAATATGCAGAAACAAAATGTAAGACAAGTAGTAAAAAGATTGATTGCTGAAGATGGATGGAAAGGCTTTTATAGAGGACTAGGACCAAGGTTTTTCAGCATGTCAGCATGGGGAACCACGATGATCGTAGCATATGAATATCTGA AAAGGCTTTGTGCTGTAAGCGAAGAGATTTGA
- the LOC135635233 gene encoding protein LONGIFOLIA 1-like, with translation MSAKFLHTFADEDPEMKRQIGCMTGIFQIFDRQRLLTGRRLSGHSHQGVSSGKVLSNRSSVGTEGNRCSPHIVLERSLSKSLNENQRISVESSRTSYSSSSCSSFSSLDCNKSSQEEHPSVERICCTERSVKDSPKLKSHEVHAKPICCELQGNPPNLSIQTDFRSLDFQDVVKDSIYKDTQPLSVRTSLKEETKNHTLKHKDSPRPILLSKSMDASHTTEIDGRSRVHIDLGESLRVLAKLKKAPWYFSEANEPPRKSYEAKYTSFYPLSKEAPRFSYDGRDSRSSLDSRESSKISSKLRELPRLSLDGRECSNTTLKEFDRSSINRRADVILEHQQEPGSCKRPHSIVAKLMGLEAEPNSQEQVVLPDTNSNKKFDNFNRQKNIGFASKQLTNTQDCKEDLLSCSHKCFIKDPAIPLQKRPTSIIKPVFQSRVPIEPAPWRHNDKICIPQKMTFVPRECQIKKQSESVYSEIEKRLKELEFQQSNKDLRALKHILDAMHAKGLLETKNTADQPSKTSVSSSPSGSAQNVGTIDAQNTIGSHPTFTKGDKTSRAFDSPIVIMKPAKSFNRLDISPSSVIPLEGLSGLQRLRTSNPVDKKKASVSMTLHKDQTPKACRETACQPPLSEDKKFRKEENVTQKNCMRMSQVSPRLQGAPREDIGSPVKASNSLSPRLQLKKSEMEKRSRPPLPSSPSNMPPKQPANRYSSESVSPRGRLRRKPAQAQQNNDQLNDTSSETRSRNDQYDKISLKPDGHISLISQADTEVIRSNHSDDPCIFRQGNQSPSGRGAKSASSAMYRKKNSHSSKEDGLAVEIETAVRKQPIPIPVLHASLNQDDLPPKEISSKSFEDDEIHASSVDCRNPTGLPDAPSPNLSSGFNQKKLANIEHLVQKLRQISSKDDEASTTDHIALLCEKQSPDHRYVSEILLASGLLMRDLTSGPISTVPIQLHPSGHPINPDLFLVLEQTKSPCLAKPVTVSQNIVQLKSDPEKLQRKLVFDVVNELLIQKLKLASPGPRPDPLLQVRKAKFPSGQRLLKEICSDIEHLKAESFVAGSLYGDNSFMAGEDMLRHSEGWTDSGKELPTIVLEIERSIFKDLIDEVISGQGATGFQSKASRRQTVRR, from the exons ATGTCTGCAAAGTTTCTGCATACATTTGCTGATGAAGATCCAGAGATGAAGAGGCAGATAGGGTGCATGACTGGAATCTTCCAAATTTTCGATCGGCAGCGCCTCCTTACCGGGAGGCGCCTCAGTGGTCACAGCCATCAAGGGGTTTCTTCAG GCAAAGTTCTTTCAAATAGAAGCTCGGTTGGAACAGAGGGAAATCGATGCTCTCCACATATTGTTTTG GAGAGAAGTCTGAGTAAGAGCTTAAATGAGAATCAAAGAATTTCAGTGGAGTCATCAAGAACTTCGTACTCGTCTTCGTCCTGCTCATCATTTTCTTCTTTAGACTGCAATAAatcatctcaagaagagcatcCTTCTGTCGAGCGAATCTGTTGTACAGAGAGGTCCGTGAAGGATTCACCAAAATTGAAGAGCCATGAAGTTCATGCAAAACCTATTTGCTGTGAACTACAAGGCAATCCTCCCAATCTATCAATTCAAACTGATTTCCGGTCTCTTGATTTTCAAGATGTCGTGAAGGACTCCATATACAAAGATACACAGCCTTTATCAGTAAGAACTTCACTCAAAGAGGAAACGAAGAACCATACATTGAAGCACAAAGATTCCCCAAGGCCCATTCTGCTGTCAAAGTCAATGGATGCATCGCATACCACCGAAATTGATGGAAGATCAAGAGTGCACATTGATCTTGGTGAATCCCTTCGAGTCCTAGCCAAGCTCAAAAAAGCCCCATGGTACTTCTCAGAAGCTAATGAACCACCAAGAAAATCATATGAGGCAAAATATACTTCATTTTATCCACTATCAAAGGAAGCTCCAAGATTCTCGTATGATGGAAGAGACTCACGTTCTTCTCTGGATTCTCGAGAAAGCAGCAAAATCTCTTCCAAACTTAGAGAACTCCCTAGGCTGTCATTAGATGGCAGGGAATGCTCAAACACAACCCTGAAAGAATTTGACAGAAGCAGCATCAACAGAAGAGCTGATGTTATTTTGGAACATCAGCAAGAACCAGGAAGTTGCAAGCGGCCTCATAGCATCGTTGCAAAGCTCATGGGCTTGGAAGCAGAACCCAACAGCCAAGAGCAGGTGGTGCTACCTGATACTAACAGTAACAAAAAGTTTGACAACTTCAATAGGCAGAAGAATATCGGTTTCGCCTCTAAACAACTTACAAACACTCAAGATTGCAAGGAGGATCTTCTCTCATGCTCCCATAAGTGCTTCATCAAGGACCCTGCTATTCCACTGCAGAAAAGACCCACTTCAATCATCAAACCTGTTTTCCAGTCAAGGGTCCCAATTGAACCAGCTCCTTGGAGGCACAATGACAAGATCTGCATCCCCCAGAAGATGACATTTGTACCCCGAGAATGTCAGATCAAGAAGCAATCAGAATCTGTCTATAGTGAGATAGAGAAAAGGCTGAAAGAGCTCGAGTTCCAGCAATCCAACAAGGACCTCAGGGCTCTTAAGCACATATTGGATGCTATGCATGCAAAGGGGCTACTAGAGACTAAGAACACCGCAGATCAGCCTTCCAAAACATCAGTTTCTAGTAGTCCATCTGGAAGTGCTCAGAATGTAGGAACAATTGATGCCCAAAACACAATTGGTTCGCATCCTACATTTACGAAAGGAGACAAAACTTCAAGAGCTTTCGATTCACCAATAGTAATCATGAAACCCGCAAAATCTTTCAACAGGTTGGATATTTCTCCATCTTCAGTTATTCCTTTAGAAGGCTTGTCAGGTCTTCAGAGGTTACGAACCAGCAATCCTGTGGATAAAAAGAAGGCTTCAGTTAGTATGACATTACATAAGGACCAAACGCCTAAGGCTTGTAGGGAAACTGCTTGTCAACCACCTCTCTCTGAAGATAAGAAATttagaaaagaagaaaatgtcaCACAAAAAAATTGTATGAGGATGTCACAGGTGTCACCTAGGCTTCAAGGGGCACCGAGAGAAGACATTGGAAGTCCAGTAAAAGCATCGAATTCTCTCAGCCCAAGATTACAACTGAAAAAATCTGAAATGGAAAAGAGATCTCGTCCCCCACTTCCTTCATCTCCCTCAAATATGCCTCCAAAACAGCCTGCTAACAGATATTCTTCAGAGTCAGTGTCTCCAAGAGGAAGGCTCAGACGAAAACCAGCTCAAGCACAGCAAAATAATGACCAACTCAATGACACTAGTAGTGAGACAAGAAGTCGGAATGACCAGTATGACAAGATATCTTTAAAGCCAGATGGCCATATTAGCTTGATATCACAGGCAGACACGGAAGTAATAAGGTCCAACCACTCTGATGATCCTTGCATCTTTCGGCAAGGTAACCAAAGTCCATCTGGCAGGGGTGCTAAAAGTGCTTCTTCAGCCATGTACCGGAAG AAGAACTCACATAGTTCAAAAGAAGATGGTTTAGCCGTGGAAATAGAAACAGCTGTTCGTAAGCAGCCAATTCCAATCCCTGTTCTACATGCTTCACTTAACCAGGATGACTTGCCTCCTAAGGAGATATCTTCAAAATCATTCGAAG ATGACGAGATTCATGCTTCTTCAGTTGATTGTCGCAATCCAACTGGCTTGCCTGATGCTCCATCACCCAATTTAAGCTCTGGATTCAACCAGAAGAAACTTGCAAACATCGAACACCTGGTTCAGAAGCTGAGGCAGATAAGCTCAAAGGATGATGAAGCTTCCACAACTGACCATATTGCCTTGTTATGTGAAAAGCAGAGCCCAGACCATCGATATGTGTCTGAGATACTCCTGGCTTCTGGCCTTCTGATGAGAGATCTAACATCTGGACCAATTAGCACAGTGCCCATCCAGCTTCACCCTTCGGGCCACCCGATAAACCCTGACTTGTTTCTTGTTTTGGAGCAAACAAAGTCTCCCTGTCTTGCCAAGCCTGTGACTGTTAGCCAAAACATAGTTCAGCTCAAGTCTGATCCAGAGAAGCTTCAACGCAAGCTGGTATTTGATGTAGTGAATGAGCTCCTAATACAGAAGTTGAAGCTGGCTAGTCCAGGCCCTCGCCCTGACCCCCTGCTTCAAGTCAGGAAGGCCAAGTTTCCCAGCGGACAACGCTTGCTGAAAGAGATATGTTCTGATATCGAACATCTCAAAGCTGAGAGCTTTGTTGCTGGCAGCTTGTATGGTGATAACAGCTTTATGGCAGGCGAAGATATGTTGCGGCATTCGGAAGGCTGGACTGATTCTGGCAAGGAGTTACCGACGATAGTGTTGGAGATAGAGAGGTCAATATTTAAAGATCTGATTGATGAAGTTATTAGCGGACAAGGTGCAACTGGTTTTCAATCCAAGGCAAGCAGAAGGCAGACTGTCAGACGCTAA
- the LOC103982140 gene encoding uncharacterized protein LOC103982140 isoform X2 — protein sequence MSVTVPEDSSNFIILEGTSTKRCRKNKKRLKNKFSNTNSATSLSGTSEMVSVPKGDEVSHPSNQAALMEKETDAMTDAFADSKMEEVIPQTDFMHKAGRRRRRRRKKRKPDNSQNVDTIKNNVMSNIDVEDTDSNVCANQASRNKTTVDVSLNLLKKEGTSSIHGRKGRKKERSTSCASDKQVCTAGPCTSHPFAASVNANGSSRISASDECKKRNMEVKCDINAEAASKEIAQNTGNLLDYPGEGQQCYTAAEEGSLQLLPAGMKEGLSVPPSPIRGVIEKLSSPNLPMKQHNQLGSCNEECASFSFQMDNKVFMDDPSMNHSVEAIQSRTRIGSERVKLATDENNAADYKHKHTDASTGQEKEFARSSMSNVSKDVVLLMAETSLRSRKKLLVLDLNGLLADITTEYHGAHMRVAGKSVFKRPFCDDFLKFCFERFHVGVWSSRKSDNVRKVVDYLMGDLKHKLLFCWDQSKCTDTGYRTIENMHKPLVLKELKKLWNKEDHDLPWEKGEYSPSNTLLVDDSPYKAICNPPHTAIFPYPYRFTEKKDNSLGPGGNLRVYLEGLAVCHDVQLYVQDHPFGQKAIADSNPSWKFYLRIIDRIQQSSSLTS from the exons ATGAGTGTCACAGTACCAGAGGACAGTTCCAACTTTATCATATTGGAAGGCACCAGCACGAAGCGTTGtaggaagaacaaaaaaagactAAAAAATAAATTCTCGAACACCAATTCTGCTACTTCTTTATCTGGGACTTCTGAAATGGTCTCGGTTCCCAAGGGTGATGAAGTGTCTCATCCGAGCAATcaagcagcattgatggagaaagAAACTGATGCTATGACTGATGCCTTTGCTGATTCTAAAATGGAGGAGGTGATCCCGCAAACAGATTTTATGCACAAagcaggaaggagaagaagacgtAGGAGGAAGAAAAGGAAACCTGACAACTCCCAGAATGTTGACACCATCAAGAACAATGTGATGTCCAACATTGATGTGGAAGATACTGATTCTAATGTGTGTGCTAATCAAGCTTCACGAAATAAAACCACAGTCGATGTATCCTTAAACTTATTAAAGAAAGAAGGCACCAGTTCTATCCACGGTAGGAAGGgtaggaaaaaagaaagaagcaCAAGCTGTGCATCAGATAAACAAGTCTGCACAGCTGGACCTTGCACCTCTCATCCGTTTGCTGCATCTGTCAATGCTAATGGTTCTAGTAGGATATCTGCATCAGATGAATGTAAAAAGAGAAATATGGAGGTGAAATGTGACATAAATGCAGAAGCAGCTAGCAAAGAAATAGCACAGAATACTGGAAATTTGTTGGATTACCCTGGCGAGGGTCAGCAGTGCTATACCGCTGCTGAAGAAGGAAGCTTGCAATTGCTTCCTGCTGGCATGAAGGAAGGGTTGAGTGTACCTCCATCACCAATTAGAGGTGTGATAGAGAAACTAAGCTCTCCAAATTTACCTATGAAGCAACATAATCAGTTGGGTTCATGTAATGAAGAATGTGCTAGTTTCTCATTCCAAATGGATAATAAAGTTTTCATGGATGACCCATCAATGAACCACTCTGTGGAGGCTATCCAATCAAGAACTCGAATTGGATCAGAGAGGGTGAAATTGGCTACTGACGAAAACAATGCTGCAGACTATAAACATAAACATACTGATGCATCCACTGGTCAGGAGAAGGAGTTTGCTCGTTCATCGATGAGTAATGTCTCAAAAGATGTTGTCTTGTTGATGGCAGAAACATCGCTTCGTTCCAGGAAAAAGCTACTTGTCCTTGATTTGAATGGATTACTTGCTGATATCACTACCGAGTATCATGGAGCACATATGAGAGTTGCAGGAAAATCAG TTTTCAAAAGGCCCTTCTGTGATGATTTTCTGAAGTTCTGTTTTGAGAGATTTCATGTAGGTGTCTGGTCCTCAAGAAAAAG TGATAATGTCAGAAAGGTGGTTGATTATCTCATGGGAGACTTGAAACATAAATTGTTGTTTTGTTGG GACCAATCAAAATGCACTGATACTGGGTATAGAACCATTGAGAACATGCATAAGCCACTGGTTCTTAAGGAACTAAAGAAATTGTGGAACAAAGAGGATCATGATCTTCCATGGGAAAAGGGAGAATACTCACCATCAAACACATTGCTTGTAGATGATTCTCCTTATAAAGCCATTTGCAACCCT CCACACACAGCTATTTTTCCGTATCCATATAGATTCACCGAAAAGAAAGACAACTCCTTAG GGCCAGGAGGAAATCTTCGTGTTTATTTGGAAGGGTTGGCAGTGTGTCATGATGTTCAACTCTATGTTCAAGATCATCCTTTTGGTCAGAAAGCAATAGCAGACAGTAATCCATCATGGAAATTCTACCTTAGGATAATTGATCGAATTCAACAATCTTCATCTCTAACCTCCTGA
- the LOC103982140 gene encoding uncharacterized protein LOC103982140 isoform X1 → MRKCKYTNSDTAEMSVTVPEDSSNFIILEGTSTKRCRKNKKRLKNKFSNTNSATSLSGTSEMVSVPKGDEVSHPSNQAALMEKETDAMTDAFADSKMEEVIPQTDFMHKAGRRRRRRRKKRKPDNSQNVDTIKNNVMSNIDVEDTDSNVCANQASRNKTTVDVSLNLLKKEGTSSIHGRKGRKKERSTSCASDKQVCTAGPCTSHPFAASVNANGSSRISASDECKKRNMEVKCDINAEAASKEIAQNTGNLLDYPGEGQQCYTAAEEGSLQLLPAGMKEGLSVPPSPIRGVIEKLSSPNLPMKQHNQLGSCNEECASFSFQMDNKVFMDDPSMNHSVEAIQSRTRIGSERVKLATDENNAADYKHKHTDASTGQEKEFARSSMSNVSKDVVLLMAETSLRSRKKLLVLDLNGLLADITTEYHGAHMRVAGKSVFKRPFCDDFLKFCFERFHVGVWSSRKSDNVRKVVDYLMGDLKHKLLFCWDQSKCTDTGYRTIENMHKPLVLKELKKLWNKEDHDLPWEKGEYSPSNTLLVDDSPYKAICNPPHTAIFPYPYRFTEKKDNSLGPGGNLRVYLEGLAVCHDVQLYVQDHPFGQKAIADSNPSWKFYLRIIDRIQQSSSLTS, encoded by the exons ATGCGCAAGTGCAAATACACCAACTCAG ATACTGCTGAAATGAGTGTCACAGTACCAGAGGACAGTTCCAACTTTATCATATTGGAAGGCACCAGCACGAAGCGTTGtaggaagaacaaaaaaagactAAAAAATAAATTCTCGAACACCAATTCTGCTACTTCTTTATCTGGGACTTCTGAAATGGTCTCGGTTCCCAAGGGTGATGAAGTGTCTCATCCGAGCAATcaagcagcattgatggagaaagAAACTGATGCTATGACTGATGCCTTTGCTGATTCTAAAATGGAGGAGGTGATCCCGCAAACAGATTTTATGCACAAagcaggaaggagaagaagacgtAGGAGGAAGAAAAGGAAACCTGACAACTCCCAGAATGTTGACACCATCAAGAACAATGTGATGTCCAACATTGATGTGGAAGATACTGATTCTAATGTGTGTGCTAATCAAGCTTCACGAAATAAAACCACAGTCGATGTATCCTTAAACTTATTAAAGAAAGAAGGCACCAGTTCTATCCACGGTAGGAAGGgtaggaaaaaagaaagaagcaCAAGCTGTGCATCAGATAAACAAGTCTGCACAGCTGGACCTTGCACCTCTCATCCGTTTGCTGCATCTGTCAATGCTAATGGTTCTAGTAGGATATCTGCATCAGATGAATGTAAAAAGAGAAATATGGAGGTGAAATGTGACATAAATGCAGAAGCAGCTAGCAAAGAAATAGCACAGAATACTGGAAATTTGTTGGATTACCCTGGCGAGGGTCAGCAGTGCTATACCGCTGCTGAAGAAGGAAGCTTGCAATTGCTTCCTGCTGGCATGAAGGAAGGGTTGAGTGTACCTCCATCACCAATTAGAGGTGTGATAGAGAAACTAAGCTCTCCAAATTTACCTATGAAGCAACATAATCAGTTGGGTTCATGTAATGAAGAATGTGCTAGTTTCTCATTCCAAATGGATAATAAAGTTTTCATGGATGACCCATCAATGAACCACTCTGTGGAGGCTATCCAATCAAGAACTCGAATTGGATCAGAGAGGGTGAAATTGGCTACTGACGAAAACAATGCTGCAGACTATAAACATAAACATACTGATGCATCCACTGGTCAGGAGAAGGAGTTTGCTCGTTCATCGATGAGTAATGTCTCAAAAGATGTTGTCTTGTTGATGGCAGAAACATCGCTTCGTTCCAGGAAAAAGCTACTTGTCCTTGATTTGAATGGATTACTTGCTGATATCACTACCGAGTATCATGGAGCACATATGAGAGTTGCAGGAAAATCAG TTTTCAAAAGGCCCTTCTGTGATGATTTTCTGAAGTTCTGTTTTGAGAGATTTCATGTAGGTGTCTGGTCCTCAAGAAAAAG TGATAATGTCAGAAAGGTGGTTGATTATCTCATGGGAGACTTGAAACATAAATTGTTGTTTTGTTGG GACCAATCAAAATGCACTGATACTGGGTATAGAACCATTGAGAACATGCATAAGCCACTGGTTCTTAAGGAACTAAAGAAATTGTGGAACAAAGAGGATCATGATCTTCCATGGGAAAAGGGAGAATACTCACCATCAAACACATTGCTTGTAGATGATTCTCCTTATAAAGCCATTTGCAACCCT CCACACACAGCTATTTTTCCGTATCCATATAGATTCACCGAAAAGAAAGACAACTCCTTAG GGCCAGGAGGAAATCTTCGTGTTTATTTGGAAGGGTTGGCAGTGTGTCATGATGTTCAACTCTATGTTCAAGATCATCCTTTTGGTCAGAAAGCAATAGCAGACAGTAATCCATCATGGAAATTCTACCTTAGGATAATTGATCGAATTCAACAATCTTCATCTCTAACCTCCTGA